A DNA window from Pogona vitticeps strain Pit_001003342236 chromosome 2, PviZW2.1, whole genome shotgun sequence contains the following coding sequences:
- the LOC110091305 gene encoding phospholipid phosphatase 3, with translation MPKEQSELLQVLPQEQQQQQQQRHPGPLGWSTVRVTVRSQRSQPDTFAPPRVLLRKGLVALDILCLLVASIPFFISELRLVSPVRRGFFCNDSSISYPVQRSETISDPVLISVGILIASVVIILGESFRVYNLSYPSRSIVSNPYVAALYKEIGTFLFGCIVGQSLTNMAKLAVGRLRPHFLAACRPDPARINCSAGYVEDYVCTGVASEVKEARKSFYSGHASFAMYTMMYLVFYLQARFTWKGARLLRPLVQFVLLMVAMYTGLTRISDYRHHPSDVIVGLLQGALVAYWVAFHVSHMFHCKHQPRARPPAIASDSDCHTDC, from the exons ATGCCAAAAGAACAGTCTGAACTCCTCCAGGTTCTGccccaggagcagcagcagcagcagcagcagcgccaccCAGGGCCTTTGGGGTGGTCCACGGTCCGAGTGACTGTCCGGAGCCAGAGATCCCAGCCTGACACCTTTGCCCCACCGAGGGTTCTCTTGAGAAAGGGTTTGGTGGCCTTGGATATCCTGTGCCTCCTTGTCG CCTCGATCCCATTCTTCATCTCTGAGCTTCGCCTCGTTTCCCCGGTGCGCCGCGGCTTCTTCTGCAACGACAGCAGCATCAGCTACCCAGTACAGCGCTCTGAGACCATTTCTGATCCGGTGCTCATTTCAGTGGGAATCCTGATCGCTTCTGTCGTG ATCATCCTAGGTGAAAGCTTCCGAGTGTACAACCTTTCCTACCCTTCCCGCTCCATCGTCTCCAACCCGTACGTGGCTGCTCTCTACAAGGAGATCGGCACTTTCCTCTTTGGCTGCATTGTGGGCCAGTCCCTCACCAACATGGCCAAGCTTGCGGTGGGTCGCCTCCGGCCTCACTTCCTGGCCGCCTGTCGGCCGGACCCCGCTCGCATCAACTGCTCTGCCGGTTATGTGGAGGACTACGTCTGCACTGGGGTTGCCTCGGAGGTGAAAGAAGCCAG GAAGTCTTTTTACTCCGGCCATGCCTCCTTTGCCATGTATACCATGATGTACCTGGTG tTTTACCTGCAGGCGAGGTTCACTTGGAAGGGTGCTCGCCTACTGCGCCCACTGGTCCAGTTTGTCCTGTTGATGGTGGCCATGTACACGGGGCTCACCCGCATCTCAGACTATCGGCACCATCCGTCTGATGTGATCGTGGGGCTGCTGCAAGGGGCGCTGGTGGCCTACTGGGTG GCCTTCCATGTGTCCCACATGTTTCACTGCAAGCACCAACCTCGCGCCCGCCCTCCCGCCATCGCTTCCGACTCAGACTGCCACACCGATTGCTAG